A stretch of the Lactuca sativa cultivar Salinas chromosome 9, Lsat_Salinas_v11, whole genome shotgun sequence genome encodes the following:
- the LOC111921090 gene encoding histone deacetylase 19, with amino-acid sequence METGGNSLASGPDGVKRKVYYFYDPEVGNYYYGQGHPMKPHRIRMTHALLAHYGLLQNMHVVKPVPARDKDLCRFHADDYVSFLRGITPETQQDQLRQLKRFNVGEDCPVFDGLYSFCQTYAGGSVGGAVKLNHEYCDIAINWAGGLHHAKKCEASGFCYVNDIVLSILELLKVHQRVLYVDIDIHHGDGVEEAFYTTDRVMTVSFHKFGDYFPGTGDIRDIGYSKGKYYSLNVPLDDGIDDESYQSLFKPIIGKVMEVFRPGAVVLQCGADSLSGDRLGCFNLSIKGHAECVKYMRSFNVPLLLLGGGGYTIRNVARCWCYETGVALGVELEDKMPQHEYYEYFGPDYTLHVAPSNMENKNSRQLLDEIRSKLLDNLSKLQHAPSVQFQERPPDTEFPEADEDQEDDDRRSDDSDVDENNEGKPFIGRVKRELHDIESKDMDDVKEGERANREMDASFAEISIKGSNSVSAPADVKQEQGNSNKPDQPSTAEMNL; translated from the exons ATGGAAACTGGAGGCAATTCCTTAGCATCTGGGCCAGATGGAGTGAAGAGAAAGGTGTACTACTTCTATGACCCAGAGGTTGGAAATTACTATTATGGACAAGGTCACCCAATGAAGCCACACAGAATTCGCATGACACATGCTCTGTTAGCCCACTATGGTTTACTTCAAAACATGCATGTTGTAAAGCCTGTTCCAGCTAGAGACAAAGATCTTTGTAGGTTTCATGCTGATGACTATGTTTCTTTTCTAAGAGGCATAACCCCAGAAACACAGCAAGATCAATTAAGACAACTAAAAAGGTTCAATGTTGGTGAAGATTGCCCTGTGTTTGATGGTCTATACTCCTTCTGTCAAACCTATGCAGGTGGCTCTGTTGGAGGAGCAGTGAAGTTAAACCATGAGTATTGTGATATAGCAATAAACTGGGCAGGTGGACTTCATCATGCTAAAAAATGTGAAGCTTCTGGTTTTTGCTATGTCAATGACATTGTCTTGTCAATTCTTGAACTTCTGAAAGTGCACCAACGTGTGCTGTATGTAGATATTGACATTCATCATGGTGATGGTGTAGAGGAAGCTTTTTACACTACTGATAGAGTCATGACTGTTTCTTTCCACAAATTTGGTGATTATTTCCCGGGGACAGGGGATATAAGAGATATTGGGTATTCAAAGGGAAAGTATTACTCACTGAATGTCCCTCTAGATGATGGAATTGATGATGAAAGCTATCAGTCGTTGTTTAAGCCAATAATTGGTAAAGTTATGGAAGTGTTCAGACCTGGTGCTGTTGTGTTACAATGTGGTGCAGATTCTTTATCAGGAGATAGATTGGGTTGTTTTAATTTATCAATTAAAGGGCATGCTGAGTGTGTGAAGTATATGAGATCTTTCAATGTGCCTTTATTGTTACTTGGTGGTGGAGGGTATACAATACGCAATGTTGCTAGATGCTGGTGCTATGAG ACAGGAGTTGCACTTGGGGTTGAGTTAGAAGATAAGATGCCTCAACATGAGTATTATGAGTACTTTGGTCCTGATTATACTCTTCATGTAGCTCCAAGTAATATGGAAAATAAGAACTCTCGCCAGCTGTTAGATGAAATTCGGTCAAAGCTTCTAGATAATCTCTCTAAACTACAGCATGCGCCAAGTGTCCAGTTTCAAGAGCGCCCACCTGATACAGAATTCCCAGag GCAGATGAAGATCAAGAGGATGACGATCGAAGATCAGATGATTCTGATGTTGATGAAAACAACGAGGG AAAGCCTTTCATTGGACGTGTGAAAAGGGAACTCCATGATATTGAGTCCAAGGACATG GATGATGTGAAAGAAGGTGAACGAGCTAATAGAGAGATGGATGCTTCATTTGCTGAAATATCCATAAAG GGTTCAAATTCAGTGTCAGCACCTGCAGATGTGAAACAAGAACAAGGAAACTCAAACAAGCCGGATCAGCCTTCTACTGCTGAGATGAATTTATAG